In Alistipes ihumii AP11, a genomic segment contains:
- the gnd gene encoding decarboxylating NADP(+)-dependent phosphogluconate dehydrogenase → METADIGLIGLAVMGENLALNFESKGYTIAVYNRRSPGREHAVDRFVEGRGRGKRLVGTHSIRELVESVRRPRRILMMIRAGEPVDEVIGQLMPYLERGDVVIDGGNSDYLDTQRRVAQAEKAGLSFVGCGVSGGELGALHGPSLMPGGSAAAWPLIKEPFQAIAAKLDDGSPCCEWIGPGGSGHFVKTVHNGIEYGDMQLIAETYSLLRNRLGMDNESLASLFESWNRGELNSYLIGITAEIFRFKDDDGAYLLDRIRDVARQKGTGKWSVSAALDRNDPLTLIAEAVFARMLSALPDERRTAAESYPDPQAQSVVETLTAGQIRAALYASKLVSYAQGFSLMRRVSELYDWRLDYGTIARIWRNGCIIRSAFLEKVTEAFRTDPDLRSLLFDDFFRDKIGQTLPAWRRVVAHGALGAVALPCMSSALSYFDGLRTLRSPANLLQAQRDYFGAHRYERIDRDDGTTFHTDWTGRGGNTSAESYEA, encoded by the coding sequence ATGGAAACAGCAGACATAGGCCTGATCGGACTGGCCGTCATGGGAGAGAATCTCGCTTTGAACTTCGAAAGCAAGGGCTACACCATAGCCGTGTACAACCGTCGCTCGCCGGGACGCGAACATGCCGTAGACCGGTTCGTCGAGGGGCGTGGCCGCGGCAAGCGGCTCGTCGGAACGCATTCGATCCGAGAACTGGTCGAATCGGTGAGACGGCCTCGGCGGATTCTGATGATGATCCGGGCCGGGGAGCCCGTCGACGAGGTGATCGGACAGCTGATGCCTTATCTGGAGCGGGGAGACGTGGTGATCGACGGGGGCAATTCCGACTATCTCGATACGCAGAGACGGGTCGCGCAGGCGGAAAAGGCAGGGCTGTCGTTCGTGGGATGCGGCGTATCGGGAGGCGAACTGGGCGCTTTGCACGGTCCTTCGCTTATGCCGGGCGGATCGGCTGCGGCATGGCCACTGATCAAAGAGCCGTTTCAGGCCATCGCGGCCAAGCTCGACGACGGCTCGCCGTGCTGCGAGTGGATCGGACCGGGCGGATCGGGTCATTTCGTCAAAACGGTCCACAACGGCATCGAATACGGCGACATGCAACTGATAGCCGAGACCTACTCGTTGCTGAGAAATCGGCTCGGCATGGATAACGAGTCCCTCGCCTCGCTGTTCGAATCGTGGAATCGAGGCGAACTGAACAGCTACCTGATCGGCATCACCGCCGAAATTTTCCGCTTCAAGGACGACGACGGGGCATATCTGCTCGATCGTATCCGCGACGTGGCCCGGCAGAAAGGGACGGGCAAATGGAGCGTGTCGGCCGCTCTGGACCGGAACGATCCGCTGACGCTGATTGCCGAGGCGGTATTCGCCCGCATGCTTTCCGCCTTGCCGGACGAGCGCAGGACCGCTGCGGAAAGCTATCCGGACCCTCAGGCCCAGTCCGTAGTCGAGACGCTGACGGCAGGACAGATCCGGGCCGCGCTGTATGCCTCGAAGCTGGTCTCGTATGCGCAGGGATTTTCGCTGATGCGCCGCGTGTCGGAACTTTACGACTGGCGACTGGACTACGGAACGATCGCGAGGATATGGCGCAACGGCTGCATCATCCGCTCGGCCTTTCTCGAAAAAGTGACCGAGGCTTTTCGGACCGATCCCGATCTGCGCAGCCTGTTGTTCGACGATTTTTTCCGGGACAAGATCGGACAGACTCTGCCGGCATGGCGTCGGGTCGTGGCGCACGGTGCGCTGGGTGCCGTCGCCCTACCCTGCATGAGTTCGGCCCTGAGCTATTTCGACGGGTTGCGCACGCTCCGTTCTCCGGCCAATCTGCTTCAGGCCCAGCGCGACTATTTCGGGGCGCACCGCTACGAGAGAATCGACCGGGACGACGGGACGACGTTTCATACCGACTGGACGGGCCGGGGCGGAAATACCAGCGCCGAAAGCTACGAGGCATGA